The Comamonas sp. GB3 AK4-5 genome includes a region encoding these proteins:
- a CDS encoding phage portal protein: MKLAMPRFLGRMLGTKAATPAPAPGRPGLWRRITEPFAGAWQHRTTGPRDEQTLFSPIVFACMTLIANDVGKMRAYLAAKVEGDIWEETADARADVLSVPNDYQTAVQFRQWWIMSKLKAGNTYALKERDGGGRVKALHVLDPWKVLPLVAENGAVFYQLGSDNLAGLRVDGVTVPASEIIHDRTNCMFHPLVGISPLMAAAIASGIATKIQDNMLQFFTNKAQPGGLLIAPGALEDGQAEELQQQWDGGHAGDKAGGVAVVEGDWKFIPMSMSAVDAQLIETLKWSDERVCSVFHVPGFKVGVGQEPTHSNIEGRERAYYSDCIQILVEEMEAVLDRGLGFDGKVAGVELDVGALVRMDSKTQMDTLKVGVDGSILTINNARKRLNLPPIPGGETVYRQQQDYPIEQIRHNTLPAPKAITEDA, encoded by the coding sequence ATGAAACTGGCAATGCCCCGATTCCTGGGCCGCATGCTGGGCACCAAGGCCGCCACGCCGGCACCAGCGCCTGGGCGGCCAGGTCTGTGGCGCCGCATTACCGAGCCATTTGCGGGTGCCTGGCAGCATCGCACCACGGGACCAAGAGATGAGCAGACGCTTTTCTCTCCCATCGTCTTTGCCTGCATGACGCTGATTGCCAACGACGTGGGCAAGATGCGGGCCTACCTGGCCGCCAAGGTGGAAGGCGATATTTGGGAAGAGACTGCAGATGCGCGGGCCGATGTGCTGAGCGTTCCCAACGACTACCAGACCGCTGTGCAATTCCGCCAGTGGTGGATCATGTCCAAGCTCAAGGCCGGCAATACCTATGCGCTCAAGGAGCGAGATGGAGGCGGCCGCGTCAAGGCGCTGCATGTACTGGACCCATGGAAGGTGCTGCCCCTGGTGGCTGAGAACGGCGCGGTGTTCTACCAGCTGGGCTCGGACAACCTGGCCGGGCTGCGTGTGGATGGGGTCACGGTTCCCGCCAGCGAGATCATCCACGACCGCACCAACTGCATGTTCCACCCGCTGGTGGGCATCTCGCCGTTGATGGCCGCGGCTATCGCTTCCGGGATCGCCACCAAGATCCAGGACAACATGCTGCAGTTCTTCACGAACAAGGCCCAGCCTGGAGGCCTGCTGATTGCCCCCGGCGCCCTGGAGGATGGCCAGGCCGAGGAGCTGCAGCAGCAGTGGGACGGCGGCCACGCAGGCGATAAAGCCGGTGGTGTGGCCGTGGTGGAGGGTGACTGGAAATTCATCCCCATGAGCATGTCAGCGGTCGATGCACAGCTGATCGAGACCCTGAAATGGTCCGATGAGCGCGTGTGCTCGGTCTTCCATGTCCCCGGCTTCAAGGTCGGCGTGGGCCAGGAGCCGACGCACAGCAACATCGAGGGCCGGGAGCGGGCCTACTACTCGGACTGCATTCAGATCCTGGTCGAAGAGATGGAGGCGGTGCTGGACCGTGGGCTGGGCTTTGACGGCAAGGTGGCCGGTGTTGAGCTGGACGTGGGCGCCCTGGTGCGCATGGACAGCAAGACCCAGATGGACACGCTCAAGGTCGGCGTGGACGGGAGCATCCTGACCATCAACAACGCCCGCAAGCGCCTGAACTTGCCACCGATTCCCGGAGGCGAGACGGTCTACCGCCAGCAGCAGGACTACCCAATCGAGCAGATCCGCCACAACACCCTGCCGGCGCCCAAGGCGATCACGGAGGACGCATGA
- a CDS encoding phage major capsid protein, whose protein sequence is MQTSHMYGAVVLKSADEDAREITGIASTIGTDRDGDIVDPAGAEFRLPLPLLWMHDREQPVGQVIAATVTATGIEIRAKLAKPTADMPSQMAARLEEAWQSIKAGLVRGLSVGYQYRMEDCTQLGTGGLLVRAWDWQELSVVPIPANQDASITSIKSAGGLPAGLPRDGVPSPGNPPPPVSGTSEAPAAGGFFYAQTQGKSMNIQEQIQKLETKRTTLSSERTELQTKAAGEGRTKSAEEQARFGAITVEMTAIDQEIADLRVMETELAAGAKPVHGTSEKAAAASRSTTTAAATRTPHITVQHNHAEKGLALAQWVRLQFQAKGNTVYAAQLAESQSGDLDPRVLAMAKAAVPGASTMNPEWAGNLVLQNNFFFDFVDFLRPAMLLGQFGLNGIPSLHPALFNTPSLIQTSGGAGYWVGEGKAVPLTNYGYNTGTLQPLMVGNIAVLSKKLMERASVKADTMLRDQLVASLSERLDMDFINPDKAEVAGISPASITHGVTPIASSGVDVEAVRKDVQAVLAKFLAAKNPPKSGVWIMGSMTALALSMMRNPLGGREFPEVSMAGGIFEGMPVLVSDYVPEGVVALVNASDVYFADEGGFTIDQSDQASLEMANDPGHDSTTPKSAELVSMWQTRSVAFLAQRELNWAKRRDSAVQLLTGVKWGQTGG, encoded by the coding sequence ATGCAAACAAGTCACATGTATGGCGCGGTGGTGCTCAAGAGCGCCGATGAAGACGCCCGAGAGATCACCGGCATTGCCAGCACCATCGGCACCGACCGGGACGGCGACATTGTGGACCCGGCTGGCGCTGAGTTCCGCCTGCCGCTTCCGCTGCTGTGGATGCACGACCGCGAGCAGCCGGTGGGCCAGGTCATCGCCGCCACTGTCACCGCCACCGGCATCGAGATCCGGGCCAAGCTGGCCAAGCCCACCGCCGACATGCCCAGCCAGATGGCTGCACGGCTGGAGGAGGCCTGGCAAAGCATCAAGGCCGGGCTGGTGCGCGGCCTGTCTGTTGGCTACCAGTACCGAATGGAGGACTGCACCCAGCTGGGCACAGGCGGCCTGCTGGTGCGGGCCTGGGACTGGCAGGAGCTGTCCGTGGTGCCCATCCCGGCCAACCAGGACGCCTCCATTACCTCGATCAAGTCTGCAGGTGGCTTGCCTGCGGGCCTGCCACGCGATGGCGTCCCCAGTCCGGGGAATCCACCGCCGCCCGTTTCGGGCACTTCCGAAGCACCCGCCGCTGGCGGGTTTTTTTATGCCCAAACACAAGGCAAATCCATGAACATCCAAGAGCAAATCCAGAAGCTGGAAACCAAGCGCACCACGCTGTCGAGCGAGCGCACCGAGCTGCAGACCAAGGCCGCCGGCGAGGGCCGCACCAAGTCGGCTGAGGAGCAGGCACGCTTTGGCGCCATCACCGTGGAGATGACGGCCATCGACCAAGAGATTGCTGACCTGCGCGTGATGGAGACCGAGCTGGCTGCCGGCGCCAAGCCCGTGCACGGCACCAGCGAGAAGGCTGCCGCAGCCTCCCGCTCTACCACTACGGCCGCAGCCACCCGCACCCCGCACATCACCGTGCAGCACAACCATGCCGAAAAAGGCCTGGCCCTGGCCCAGTGGGTGCGCCTGCAGTTCCAGGCCAAGGGCAACACGGTCTATGCCGCCCAACTGGCGGAATCGCAGTCTGGCGATCTGGACCCCCGCGTGCTGGCCATGGCCAAGGCGGCAGTCCCTGGTGCAAGCACGATGAATCCCGAGTGGGCGGGCAATCTGGTGCTGCAGAACAACTTCTTCTTCGACTTCGTGGATTTCCTGCGCCCAGCCATGCTGCTGGGCCAGTTCGGCCTGAACGGCATTCCCTCCCTGCATCCGGCCCTGTTCAACACGCCGTCGCTGATCCAGACCTCGGGCGGCGCCGGCTACTGGGTGGGCGAAGGCAAGGCCGTTCCGCTGACCAACTACGGCTACAACACCGGCACTCTGCAGCCTCTGATGGTGGGCAATATCGCGGTGCTGTCCAAGAAGCTGATGGAGCGCGCCTCGGTCAAGGCCGACACCATGCTGCGTGACCAGTTGGTGGCCTCCCTGTCCGAGCGCCTGGACATGGACTTCATCAACCCCGACAAGGCAGAGGTGGCCGGAATCTCGCCTGCCTCGATCACCCATGGCGTGACGCCGATTGCCTCCAGCGGTGTGGATGTTGAGGCCGTGCGCAAGGATGTGCAGGCGGTGCTGGCCAAGTTCCTGGCCGCCAAGAACCCGCCCAAGTCTGGCGTCTGGATCATGGGCAGCATGACGGCGCTGGCACTGTCGATGATGCGCAACCCTCTGGGTGGCCGCGAGTTCCCGGAAGTCAGTATGGCGGGCGGCATCTTCGAGGGCATGCCGGTTCTGGTGTCGGACTACGTGCCCGAGGGCGTGGTGGCCCTGGTCAACGCCTCGGACGTGTACTTTGCCGACGAGGGTGGCTTCACCATCGACCAGTCCGACCAGGCCTCGCTGGAAATGGCGAACGACCCCGGCCACGACAGCACCACGCCCAAGTCGGCCGAGCTGGTCAGCATGTGGCAGACCCGGTCCGTGGCCTTCCTGGCCCAGCGTGAGCTGAACTGGGCCAAGCGCCGCGACAGCGCCGTGCAGTTGCTGACCGGCGTGAAGTGGGGCCAAACAGGCGGCTGA
- a CDS encoding terminase large subunit yields the protein MTRGERNIQWIEAWCRIPDGKLVGQPVRLTDAQKGWIRQLYDTPTRTFILSMGRKNAKTATSAFLLLLHTCGPEARPNSQLYSAAQSRDQAAILFGYASKVVRMSPGLVEVVQVKDSAKMLVCVELGTTYRALSADAATAYGLSPVFTVHDELGQVKGPSSQLFEAMETASAAHDSPLSIIISTQAPTDADLLSLLIDDALTGADPRLKVALHTAPLEMDPFSDEAIRAANPHFDAFMNQEEVRQQAQAAKRLPSREAQYRNLILNQRVEARSPFVAPAIWRENAGEPADLRSKKVWGGLDLSSVNDLTALVLVGEDGSTLPTFWLPGDGLAEKSRADRVPYDLWAKQGYLEATPGRTVEYAFVAHRLRVVFDTYDVQALGFDRYNMRHLRRHLEEAGFTEKELERFTDFGQGFISMSPALRELEAWLLGAKLKHGGHPVLETCAKNAVTVSDAAGNRKFTKAKTSGRIDGMVSLAMAIGVMPHRKAAPQKLKIRFLRR from the coding sequence GTGACCAGAGGAGAGCGCAACATCCAATGGATTGAGGCCTGGTGCCGCATCCCGGATGGCAAGCTGGTGGGCCAGCCCGTGCGGCTGACCGATGCGCAAAAGGGCTGGATTCGGCAGCTCTACGACACGCCGACGCGGACCTTCATCCTGTCCATGGGGCGCAAGAACGCCAAGACCGCGACCAGTGCCTTCTTGCTGTTGCTGCACACCTGCGGCCCGGAGGCCAGGCCCAATAGCCAGCTGTACAGCGCGGCCCAGTCCCGTGACCAGGCCGCCATCCTGTTTGGCTACGCCTCCAAGGTGGTGCGCATGTCGCCCGGCCTGGTTGAGGTGGTGCAGGTCAAGGACTCGGCCAAGATGCTGGTCTGCGTGGAGCTGGGTACTACCTACCGTGCGCTGTCTGCTGACGCCGCCACGGCCTACGGCCTGTCGCCCGTGTTCACGGTCCACGACGAGCTGGGCCAGGTCAAAGGCCCATCCTCACAGCTTTTCGAGGCGATGGAGACGGCCTCGGCCGCCCACGACAGCCCGCTCTCCATCATCATCAGCACCCAGGCACCCACGGATGCCGACCTGCTGAGCCTGCTGATCGATGACGCCCTGACCGGCGCAGATCCTCGGCTGAAGGTGGCGCTGCACACGGCACCGCTGGAGATGGACCCGTTTTCAGATGAGGCCATCCGTGCGGCCAATCCGCACTTTGACGCCTTCATGAACCAGGAGGAGGTGCGCCAGCAGGCCCAGGCGGCCAAGCGCCTGCCCAGCCGTGAGGCGCAGTACCGAAACCTGATCCTGAACCAGCGAGTGGAGGCGCGCAGCCCCTTTGTGGCTCCAGCCATCTGGCGCGAGAACGCCGGCGAGCCTGCTGACCTGCGCAGCAAAAAAGTGTGGGGCGGCCTGGACCTGTCCAGCGTCAACGACCTCACGGCCCTGGTGCTGGTGGGCGAGGACGGCAGCACGCTGCCCACCTTCTGGTTGCCCGGTGATGGCCTGGCTGAGAAGTCCCGCGCTGACCGTGTGCCCTATGACCTGTGGGCCAAGCAAGGCTATCTGGAGGCCACACCCGGGCGCACGGTGGAATACGCCTTTGTGGCCCACCGGCTGCGCGTGGTGTTCGACACCTACGACGTGCAGGCGCTGGGCTTTGACCGCTACAACATGCGGCACCTGCGCCGGCACCTTGAGGAGGCCGGTTTCACGGAGAAGGAACTGGAGCGCTTCACTGACTTCGGCCAGGGCTTCATCTCCATGTCGCCGGCACTGCGCGAGCTGGAGGCCTGGTTGCTGGGCGCCAAGCTTAAGCACGGCGGCCACCCGGTGCTGGAGACCTGCGCCAAGAACGCCGTCACGGTCTCCGATGCGGCAGGCAATCGCAAATTCACCAAGGCCAAGACCTCAGGGCGCATCGACGGGATGGTGTCCCTGGCCATGGCCATCGGGGTCATGCCGCACCGCAAGGCGGCACCCCAGAAACTCAAAATCCGCTTTCTCAGAAGGTAG
- a CDS encoding HNH endonuclease, whose protein sequence is MNQRTRGRSGQFSAWYTTPRWRAIRKQQLQRDPLCAFCQAKGYVEVATVCDHTEPHRGDLIKFWRGPFQSLCQTCHSSDKQRIENGSTPRSTFTPDGRVVW, encoded by the coding sequence ATGAACCAACGAACCAGAGGACGTTCTGGCCAGTTCTCTGCCTGGTACACCACGCCCCGCTGGCGAGCCATCCGCAAGCAGCAGCTGCAGCGAGACCCACTGTGTGCTTTCTGCCAGGCCAAGGGCTATGTGGAGGTGGCCACGGTGTGCGACCACACCGAGCCCCACCGTGGTGACCTGATCAAGTTTTGGCGAGGCCCCTTCCAGTCCCTGTGCCAGACATGCCACAGCTCAGACAAGCAGCGCATCGAGAACGGAAGCACTCCACGTTCTACCTTCACACCGGATGGCCGCGTGGTGTGGTGA
- a CDS encoding YodC family protein, with protein sequence MFQVGDVVRLKSGGPSMTVTYLGERGSVSCEWFPDIDAAPLHHGFPANALMSVEVLDGQD encoded by the coding sequence ATGTTTCAAGTTGGCGATGTAGTTCGGCTGAAAAGCGGTGGTCCGTCAATGACCGTGACTTATCTTGGCGAGAGGGGTAGTGTCTCCTGCGAATGGTTTCCAGACATTGATGCAGCTCCGCTGCACCATGGTTTTCCCGCCAATGCGCTCATGAGTGTTGAGGTTTTGGACGGGCAGGACTAA
- a CDS encoding AAA family ATPase, translating to MNARTDAAFAAVDADIARNPPTFPQLDDFPEAPPPQAQGTQVLLTCGTDLNPEPIRWLWKDWLALGKLHILAGAPGQGKTTLALTMGATITIGGAWPDGSQCEAGNILIWSGEDDPGDTLLPRLLAAGAERSRCYFIEGARTEDGEVQPFDPSRDLPGLLQAIQHIGGIRLLVIDPVVSAVTGDSHKNTEVRRALQPLVNLATACDCAVLGITHFAKGGQGTDPAQRVVGSVAFTAVARVVLVAAKVKSLEDGQDARILARSKSNIGPDEGGFNYHLEQCEPLSGIQASRIAWGEAVQGNARDLLTDPEGDEEDNAQDICDMLREALTADCWTPVDTAQRGLLRAGFSKKQVWSASKKLNVIRKKGEDGPRDGWYWRLPPGAQDSQDSTQDSQGSNVQNAESWNLGTLAESENGQNQASNVVPIKPGPKEAF from the coding sequence ATGAATGCACGAACAGACGCGGCCTTTGCTGCAGTGGATGCGGACATTGCCCGCAACCCTCCAACCTTCCCGCAGCTGGATGACTTCCCCGAGGCACCGCCACCCCAGGCCCAGGGCACGCAGGTGCTGCTGACCTGCGGGACTGACCTGAACCCCGAGCCCATCCGGTGGCTGTGGAAGGATTGGCTGGCGCTGGGCAAGCTGCACATCCTGGCCGGCGCCCCTGGCCAGGGCAAAACCACTCTGGCGCTGACCATGGGCGCAACCATCACTATCGGCGGGGCCTGGCCTGATGGCAGCCAGTGCGAGGCAGGCAACATCCTGATCTGGAGCGGTGAGGACGACCCGGGCGACACGCTGCTGCCCCGGCTGCTTGCTGCTGGCGCTGAGCGCAGCCGCTGTTACTTCATCGAGGGAGCGCGCACAGAGGATGGAGAGGTGCAACCCTTTGACCCATCCCGTGATCTGCCTGGGCTGCTGCAGGCCATCCAGCACATTGGCGGCATCCGCCTGCTGGTGATCGACCCCGTGGTGTCGGCCGTCACGGGTGACAGCCACAAAAACACCGAGGTGCGGCGGGCGCTGCAACCCCTGGTCAACCTGGCCACGGCCTGCGATTGCGCGGTGCTGGGCATCACCCACTTTGCCAAGGGTGGTCAGGGCACGGACCCAGCCCAGCGCGTGGTGGGCAGTGTGGCGTTTACCGCCGTGGCCCGCGTGGTGCTGGTGGCCGCCAAGGTCAAGAGCCTGGAAGACGGCCAGGACGCCCGCATCCTGGCACGAAGCAAGTCCAACATCGGCCCGGATGAGGGCGGCTTCAACTACCACTTGGAGCAGTGCGAGCCGCTCTCAGGCATTCAGGCATCGCGCATTGCCTGGGGCGAGGCCGTGCAAGGGAATGCCCGTGACCTGCTGACCGATCCAGAAGGCGACGAAGAGGACAACGCACAGGACATTTGCGACATGCTCCGTGAGGCTCTGACTGCCGATTGCTGGACGCCGGTGGACACCGCGCAGCGTGGCCTTCTGCGAGCTGGTTTCAGCAAGAAGCAGGTCTGGTCCGCATCCAAGAAGCTAAACGTTATTCGCAAAAAGGGCGAGGACGGCCCGCGTGATGGTTGGTACTGGCGGCTCCCTCCTGGGGCTCAAGATTCCCAAGATTCCACCCAAGATTCCCAAGGCTCCAATGTTCAAAACGCGGAATCTTGGAATCTTGGAACCTTGGCGGAATCTGAAAACGGCCAGAACCAGGCCTCCAACGTCGTGCCGATCAAGCCCGGCCCCAAGGAGGCGTTCTGA
- a CDS encoding CHC2 zinc finger domain-containing protein yields MGFERDRLPDPQSYFEAQGLKLGRGKKWVTTACTFHRGSDSMRINLHSGAWVCMACNAKGGDVLAYHMALHGLEFIEAAQELGAWVDDGRPAPTNPAPFTPRQALDVLMTEVNLIAIAAGNVAQGVTLSNNDRTRLMQAAGRVLRIAEVYQ; encoded by the coding sequence ATGGGCTTTGAACGCGACCGCCTGCCCGACCCGCAGAGCTATTTCGAGGCCCAGGGTTTGAAGCTGGGCCGAGGCAAGAAGTGGGTCACCACGGCCTGCACCTTCCACCGTGGCAGCGACAGCATGCGCATCAACCTGCACTCCGGTGCATGGGTGTGCATGGCCTGCAATGCCAAGGGCGGGGACGTGCTGGCCTACCACATGGCCCTCCACGGCCTGGAATTCATCGAGGCGGCCCAGGAGCTGGGCGCCTGGGTGGATGACGGCAGGCCTGCCCCCACCAACCCGGCCCCATTCACCCCGCGCCAGGCCCTGGACGTCCTGATGACCGAGGTGAACTTGATCGCCATAGCTGCGGGCAATGTGGCCCAGGGCGTGACCCTTTCCAACAACGACCGCACACGCCTGATGCAAGCCGCTGGGCGAGTGCTGCGCATCGCGGAGGTGTACCAATGA
- a CDS encoding helix-turn-helix transcriptional regulator — protein sequence MASFSQSYRPKQAAELLGIGTATLWRWIKTRPGFPQPIRLSPRCTVIPGDQLIAWRDAQVEVK from the coding sequence TTGGCCTCATTTTCCCAGTCCTATCGACCGAAGCAAGCCGCTGAGCTGCTGGGCATTGGCACCGCAACTCTCTGGCGCTGGATCAAGACCCGCCCCGGCTTCCCTCAGCCCATTCGCCTATCTCCGCGCTGTACGGTCATCCCTGGTGACCAGCTCATTGCCTGGCGTGATGCTCAAGTAGAGGTGAAGTAA